From Oncorhynchus keta strain PuntledgeMale-10-30-2019 chromosome 25, Oket_V2, whole genome shotgun sequence, one genomic window encodes:
- the LOC118357992 gene encoding protein Largen-like encodes MSGTSNAESSEGVVSKVKVKKQIKTIMKDLETILGDLRDVAKELKEVVHEIDSLTCDLQLEEAMTDSTKTDTLNSSCSSSTTTASSIDKIKIYPDDAIFRPPSVIPAVLTVLKKPHPPLPPPRLTSIKAEENNKNPPSGNLLAKANGTLIRNEVFTGKPNRDLLYCISNSIPEKGRTPISLLRHEESKCHQATRERVRFSEKVQYHGYCPDCDLQYDVNNRDIHLQTELTEEMSPVHQCSSSSPPPQLLLENGGLSVSHSFPPANSPCVPHPNPSLKPQKTILRKSTTTTV; translated from the exons ATGTCAGGGACATCAAATGCAGAATCTTCTGAAGGAGTAGTCTCCAAAGTGAAAGTAAAAAAGCAGATCAAGACAATCATGAAGGATTTGGAGACCATCCTGGGAGACTTGAGGGATGTGGCCAAAGAGCTCAAAGAG GTTGTGCATGAGATCGACTCCCTCACGTGTGACCTACAGCTGGAGGAGGCGATGACGGACAGTACCAAGACAGACACCCTGAACAGCAGCTGTAGCAGCAGCACCACCACAGCCTCCAGCATTGACAAGATCAAGATCTACCCTGACGACGCTATCTTTAGGCCCCCGTCTGTCATCCCTGCTGTCCTGACTGTGCTGAAGAAGCCCCACCCTCCTCTGCCGCCTCCCAGGCTGACATCTATCAAAGCGGAGGAGAACAACAAGAATCCTCCATCAGGGAACCTACTAGCCAAGGCTAACGGGACTCTTATACGCAATGAAGTTTTCACAGGGAAGCCAAACAGAGACTTATTGTACTGCATCTCAAATAGTATTCCAGAGAAAGGACGTACACCCATATCTTTGCTACGGCATGAAGAGAGCAAATGCCACCAGGCCACCAGGGAGCGGGTCCGATTCAGTGAAAAGGTCCAGTATCATGGGTACTGTCCTGACTGTGACCTGCAATATGACGTCAATAACAGAGATATACACTTACAGACAGAATTGACTGAAGAAATGAGCCCTGTCCATCAGTGttcatcctcctcaccaccaccccAGCTCCTGTTGGAAAATGGCGGCCTCAGCGTCAGCCATAGTTTCCCTCCTGCAAACTCGCCTTGTGTGCCTCATCCTAACCCTTCCTTGAAACCACAGAAAACCATCCTCCGAAAATCAACCACCACAACGGTTTGA